One Glycine max cultivar Williams 82 chromosome 3, Glycine_max_v4.0, whole genome shotgun sequence DNA window includes the following coding sequences:
- the LOC100801855 gene encoding cytochrome P450 83B1, translating to MVSPLLILCFSLPLLLFFFFQSRRTFKKPPLPPSGPIGLPIIGNLHQLDSSALYLQLWQLSKKYGPLFSLQLGLRPAIVVSSPKLAKEVLKDHDLECCGRPKLLSHQKLSYKGLEIAFSTYGDIWREIKKICVVHVLSSRRVPMFSSIRQFEVKQMIKKISEHASSSKVTNLNEVVMSLTSTIICRIAFGRSYEDEGTERSRFHGMLNECQAMWGTFFFSDYIPFLGWIDKLRGLHARLERIFKESDKLYQEVIDEHMDPNRKIPEYEDIVDVLLRLKKQGSLSIDLTNDHIKAVLMNMLVAATDTTAATTVWAMTALLKNPRVMKKVQEEIRTLGGKKDFLDEDDIQKFPYFKAVIKETLRLYLPAPLLVQRETNEACIIDGYEIPAKTIIYVNAWAIHRDPKAWKDPEEFSPERFLDITIDLRGKDFELIPFGAGRRICPGMHMAIASLDLIVANLLNSFDWELPERMREEDIDTEMLPGITQHKKNPLYVLAKCRI from the exons ATGGTGTCACCACTTCTAATTCTATGCTTTTCTCTtcctttgcttttgtttttcttcttccaaaGCCGCAGAACCTTCAAGAAGCCACCCCTTCCACCATCTGGTCCTATAGGCCTTCCCATAATAGGGAATCTCCATCAGCTAGATAGTTCTGCTCTTTATCTGCAACTATGGCAACTCTCAAAGAAATACGGTCCTCTATTCTCCCTTCAATTAGGTTTAAGACCAGCCATAGTTGTTTCATCCCCTAAATTGGCCAAAGAAGTATTGAAAGACCATGACCTTGAGTGTTGTGGAAGACCTAAATTACTTTCCCATCAGAAATTGTCCTACAAAGGGTTAGAGATCGCATTTTCCACATACGGTGACATTTggagagaaattaaaaagatttgtGTTGTCCATGTCCTTAGCTCAAGACGTGTTCCAATGTTTTCCTCAATAAGACAGTTTGAGGTCAAGCAGATGATTAAGAAAATATCCGAGCATGCTTCATCGTCAAAGGTTACAAATTTGAATGAAGTGGTGATGTCTCTTACTAGCACTATCATATGTAGAATTGCCTTTGGGAGAAGCTATGAAGATGAAGGAACCGAAAGGAGTAGGTTCCATGGGATGCTAAATGAGTGTCAAGCCATGTGGGGAACCTTCTTTTTCTCAGATTATATTCCTTTCTTAGGTTGGATTGATAAACTGAGGGGACTTCATGCACGTCTTGAAAGGATTTTCAAGGAGTCAGATAAGCTCTACCAAGAAGTCATTGATGAACACATGGATCCCAATAGAAAGATTCCAGAGTACGAGGATATAGTAGATGTCTTGCTTCGACTGAAGAAGCAGGGTTCGTTATCCATAGATCTCACAAATGATCACATCAAAGCGGTGCTCATG AACATGCTTGTAGCTGCAACGGATACAACTGCAGCCACAACAGTGTGGGCTATGACTGCTCTACTAAAGAACCCAAGAGTAATGAAGAAAGTTCAAGAAGAAATTAGGACTTTGGGAGGTAAAAAAGATTTTCTAGATGAAGATGATATTCAGAAATTTCCCTATTTCAAGGCTGTGATAAAAGAGACACTGAGACTGTATCTACCAGCACCGTTGCTGGTGCAAAGAGAAACAAATGAAGCATGTATTATAGATGGTTATGAAATTCCAGCAAAAACAATAATCTATGTGAATGCTTGGGCTATCCATAGAGACCCTAAGGCTTGGAAAGACCCTGAAGAGTTTTCACCTGAGAGGTTCTTGGACATCACTATAGATTTACGAGGGAAAGATTTTGAGTTAATTCCATTTGGTGCTGGTCGTAGAATTTGCCCTGGCATGCATATGGCAATTGCCTCATTGGATCTTATTGTTGCTAATCTTCTTAATTCGTTTGATTGGGAATTGCCTGAAAGAATGAGAGAAGAAGACATTGACACTGAGATGTTACCAGGAATCACTCAGCATAAGAAGAATCCTCTATATGTTTTGGCCAAGTGTCGTATCTAA
- the LOC100801312 gene encoding cytochrome P450 83B1, translating into MVSPHLILCITLPMLLLFFFQYRRAFKNSTLPPGPRGLPIIGNLHQLHSSSLYLQLWQLSKKYGPLFSLQLGLRPAIVVSSHKLAREALKDNDLEFSGRPKLLGQQKLSYNGLEMIFSPYGEFWREIRKICVVHVLSSRRVSRFSSIRNFEVKQMIKRISLHASSSKVTNLNEVLMSLTSTIICRIAFGRSYEDEETERSKFHGMLNECQAMWGTLFISDYIPFLGWIDKLRGLHARLERNFKELDEFYQEVIDEHMNPNRKTTKNEDITDVLLQLKKQRLYSIDLTNDHIKAVLMDMLVAATDTTAATTVWAMTALLKNPRVMKKVQEEIRTLGGKKDFLDEDDIQKFPYFKAVIKETLRLYLPAPLLAQRETNEACIIDGYEIPAKTIVYVNAWAIHRDPKAWKDPDEFLPERFLDNTIDFRGQDFELIPFGAGRRICPGMPMAIASLDLILANLLNSFDWELPAGMTKEDIDTEMLPGLTQHKKNPLYVLAKSRIQNYD; encoded by the exons ATGGTGTCACCACATCTAATTCTATGCATAACTCTTCCCATGCTTTTGTTATTCTTCTTCCAATATCGCAGAGCGTTCAAGAACTCAACCCTTCCACCTGGTCCTAGAGGCCTTCCCATAATAGGGAATCTTCATCAGCTACATAGTTCTTCTCTTTATCTACAACTATGGCAACTCTCAAAGAAATACGGTCCTCTATTTTCTCTTCAATTAGGTTTAAGACCAGCCATAGTTGTTTCCTCCCATAAATTGGCCAGAGAGGCATTGAAAGACAACGACCTTGAGTTTAGTGGACGACCTAAATTACTTGGCCAGCAGAAACTGTCCTACAATGGGTTAGAGATGATATTTTCCCCATATGGTGAGTTTTGGagagaaattagaaaaatttgTGTTGTCCATGTCCTTAGCTCAAGACGTGTCTCAAGATTTTCCTCAATAAGAAACTTTGAGGTCAAGCAAATGATTAAAAGAATATCCTTGCACGCCTCATCTTCCAAAGTTACAAATTTGAATGAAGTGCTAATGTCTCTTACTAGCACTATTATATGTAGAATTGCCTTTGGGAGAAGCTATGAAGATGAAGAAACCGAAAGGAGTAAGTTCCATGGTATGCTAAATGAGTGTCAAGCCATGTGGGGAACCTTGTTTATCTCAGATTATATTCCTTTCTTGGGTTGGATTGATAAACTGAGGGGACTGCATGCACGTCTTGAACGGAATTTCAAGGAGTTGGATGAGTTCTACCAAGAAGTTATTGATGAACACATGAATCCTAATAGAAAGACCACAAAGAATGAGGATATAACAGATGTGTTGCTTCAACTGAAGAAGCAGCGTTTGTATTCCATAGATCTCACAAATGATCACATCAAAGCGGTGCTCATG GACATGCTTGTGGCTGCAACGGATACAACTGCAGCCACAACAGTGTGGGCTATGACTGCTCTACTAAAGAATCCAAGAGTAATGAAGAAAGTTCAAGAAGAAATTAGGACTTTGGGAGGTAAAAAAGATTTTCTAGATGAAGATGATATTCAGAAATTTCCCTATTTCAAGGCTGTGATAAAAGAGACACTGAGACTGTATCTACCAGCACCGTTGCTAGCGCAAAGAGAAACAAATGAAGCATGTATTATAGATGGTTATGAAATTCCAGCAAAAACAATAGTCTATGTGAATGCTTGGGCTATCCATAGAGACCCTAAGGCTTGGAAAGACCCAGATGAGTTTTTACCCGAGAGGTTCTTAGATAATACTATAGATTTTCGAGGTCAAGATTTTGAGTTAATTCCATTTGGTGCTGGTCGTAGAATATGCCCTGGCATGCCTATGGCAATTGCTTCATTGGATCTTATTCTTGCTAatcttttaaattcatttgattGGGAATTGCCAGCAGGAATGACAAAAGAAGACATTGACACTGAAATGTTGCCAGGACTTACTCAGCATAAGAAGAACCCTCTTTATGTTTTGGCCAAGTCTAGAATccaaaattatgattaa
- the LOC100778293 gene encoding cytochrome P450 83B1 → MVTMLLPLVLCLTLPVFFLFFIQHLRAFKKPPLPPGPKGLPIIGNLHKLDNSILCMQLWHLSKKYGPIFSLQLGLRKTIVISSPKLAKEVLKNHDLEFSGRPKLLPQQKLSYNGSEIVFSPYNEYWREMRKICVAHIFSSKRVSSFSSIRKFEVKQMIKTISGHASSSGVTNLSELLISLSSTIICRVAFGRRYEDEGSERSRFHGLLNELQVLMGTFFISDFIPFTGWIDKLKGLHARLERNFKELDKFYQEVIDEHMDPNRQHAEEQDMVDVLLQLKNDRSLSIDLTYDHIKGVLMNILAAGTDTTAATSVWAMTALVKNPRVMKKVQEEVRNVGGTKDFLDEDDIQKLPYFKAMIKETLRLHLPGPLLVPRESTEECIVDGYRIPAKTIVYVNAWVIQRDPEVWKNPEEFCPERFLDSAIDYRGQDFELIPFGAGRRICPGILMAAVTLELVLANLLHSFDWELPQGIVKEDIDFEVLPGITQHKKNHLCLCAKTRSHI, encoded by the exons ATGGTCACAATGCTTTTACCACTTGTTCTATGTCTTACTCTCCCTGTGTTTTTCTTGTTCTTCATCCAACACCTTAGAGCCTTCAAGAAACCCCCCCTACCTCCAGGTCCTAAAGGCCTTCCAATAATTGgaaatttacataaattagaTAACTCCATTCTTTGCATGCAGCTATGGCACCTCTCAAAGAAATATGGCCCTATATTTTCCCTTCAATTAGGTTTAAGGAAAACTATTGTTATTTCCTCACCGAAATTGGCCAAAGAGGTACTGAAAAACCATGACCTAGAGTTTAGTGGACGACCTAAACTACTTCCCCAACAGAAATTGTCCTATAATGGGTCAGAGATTGTGTTTTCCCCGTACAACGAATATTGGAGAGAAATGAGAAAAATTTGTGTTGCCCATATCTTTAGTTCCAAGCGTGTCTCTAGCTTTTCATCTATAAGAAAGTTTGAGGTGAAGCAAATGATCAAAACAATATCTGGGCATGCCTCTTCTTCGGGTGTTACAAACTTGAGTGAGTTACTCATATCTCTCTCAAGCACTATAATATGTAGAGTTGCTTTTGGGAGAAGGTATGAAGATGAAGGAAGTGAAAGGAGTAGGTTCCATGGGTTGCTCAATGAGCTTCAGGTATTGATGGGTACCTTCTTTATTTCGGATTTTATTCCATTCACGGGTTGGATTGATAAACTCAAAGGATTGCATGCACGACTTGAAAGAAATTTCAAGGAGCTAGATAAGTTCTACCAAGAGGTAATTGATGAACACATGGATCCAAATAGACAACATGCAGAGGAACAAGATATGGTTGATGTCTTGCTTCAACTGAAGAATGATCGTTCGCTTTCAATTGATCTTACTTATGATCACATCAAAGGGGTCCTCATG AACATACTTGCAGCAGGTACAGATACCACTGCAGCCACATCAGTTTGGGCTATGACAGCCCTAGTAAAAAACCCTAGAGTAATGAAGAAAGTTCAAGAAGAAGTTAGAAATGTGGGGGGAACAAAAGATTTCTTAGATGAAGATGATATTCAAAAACTTCCCTATTTCAAGGCAATGATAAAAGAGACGTTGAGATTGCACCTACCAGGTCCACTACTTGTACCAAGAGAATCAACTGAAGAGTGCATTGTAGATGGCTACCGAATTCCAGCCAAGACAATTGTGTATGTGAATGCTTGGGTTATTCAAAGAGACCCTGAAGTTTGGAAAAATCCCGAAGAATTTTGTCCTGAAAGATTCTTAGATAGTGCTATAGATTATCGTGGACAAGATTTCGAATTAATTCCTTTTGGTGCAGGTCGTAGAATTTGCCCAGGTATACTTATGGCGGCTGTGACATTAGAACTTGTCCTTGCTAATCTTCTGCATTCCTTTGATTGGGAATTGCCGCAAGGGATAGTAAAGGAAGACATTGATTTTGAAGTATTGCCAGGAATTACCCAACACAAGAAGAATCATCTTTGTCTTTGTGCCAAGACCAGGAGCCATATATAA